The following proteins are co-located in the Aggregatibacter aphrophilus ATCC 33389 genome:
- the ispA gene encoding (2E,6E)-farnesyl diphosphate synthase — MYQFSLDLQQVQQRINSFLASQFEHINSSPAPLVEAMKYGLLLGGKRIRPFLVYATGRILGANLAHLDYAAAAIEAIHAYSLIHDDLPAMDDDELRRGHKTCHIAFDEATAILAGDALQSFAFEILTDIPDLSAQQKLALIKTLSAAAGVKGMCLGQSLDLISEQKAISLTELEHIHLNKTGALLTAALKLGFICSPHFADEALLQQLERYATAIGLAFQVQDDILDIEGNSETIGKPVGSDLNSDKSTYPKLLGLAGAKQKAQELYETALAELQNLPFDTTALYALAEFIIKRQN; from the coding sequence ATGTATCAGTTTTCGCTAGATTTACAGCAAGTTCAACAACGCATTAATTCATTTTTAGCCAGTCAATTTGAGCATATTAATAGCTCCCCGGCACCATTGGTAGAGGCGATGAAATATGGTTTATTGCTCGGAGGAAAACGCATTCGTCCGTTTTTGGTTTATGCCACCGGCCGTATATTAGGCGCAAACTTAGCCCATCTTGACTACGCAGCGGCGGCCATTGAAGCCATCCATGCTTATTCTTTAATTCATGACGATTTACCTGCCATGGATGATGATGAATTACGTCGAGGCCATAAAACCTGCCATATTGCCTTCGATGAAGCTACCGCCATTTTGGCCGGTGACGCGTTGCAATCTTTTGCTTTCGAAATATTAACGGACATTCCCGATTTGTCTGCCCAACAAAAACTTGCACTCATCAAAACATTAAGTGCGGCGGCAGGCGTAAAAGGAATGTGCTTAGGGCAAAGTTTGGATTTAATTTCTGAACAAAAAGCCATTAGCTTGACAGAATTAGAACATATTCATTTAAATAAAACCGGAGCATTGCTTACTGCGGCACTAAAACTGGGATTTATTTGTTCTCCTCATTTTGCCGACGAAGCGCTTTTACAGCAACTGGAACGTTATGCCACAGCAATCGGTTTGGCATTTCAAGTACAGGATGACATTTTAGATATCGAGGGCAACAGCGAAACTATCGGCAAACCTGTAGGGTCTGATTTGAATTCGGATAAAAGCACTTATCCGAAATTATTAGGCTTAGCCGGCGCTAAACAAAAAGCCCAAGAGTTATATGAGACCGCATTGGCCGAATTACAAAATTTACCTTTTGACACCACCGCACTTTATGCTTTAGCCGAATTTATCATTAAACGCCAAAACTAA
- a CDS encoding lysine exporter LysO family protein: MLESLLIILVPMLVGYAFKIKNTKILQQFGKITMLLLYMILFIMGMSLGQLDNLAQQLPQIGVYALTFIVFIQGLTFLGLFIYDKLSPLPLTKTTEKMPSRWRTVLDSLKLCLVVIVGFFIGLWGKGWVSLPFGSSTYVLVVLIFCVGIQLRNNGISIRSVFFNQRGMITGAIFVLTSLLGGIIGAQVLNVPIVQGLAVSSGLGWYSLSSVTLNNAWGPIWGSIAFFNDLSRELISLFIVPLFMQHYRSTAIGYTGATAIDCTLPIIQKAGGVEVLPLAFSFGFITNIAPPILLVFFTSVPL, from the coding sequence ATGTTGGAAAGTTTGCTCATTATCTTGGTGCCGATGCTTGTCGGTTACGCCTTTAAAATCAAAAATACAAAAATATTACAACAATTTGGCAAAATCACCATGCTACTGTTGTATATGATCTTGTTCATTATGGGCATGTCCCTTGGGCAATTAGATAATTTGGCACAGCAATTGCCGCAAATCGGTGTTTATGCCCTGACATTTATTGTTTTCATTCAAGGACTAACCTTTCTCGGTTTATTTATCTATGACAAACTTTCCCCTCTGCCTTTAACTAAAACAACGGAAAAAATGCCCTCCCGTTGGCGAACTGTGTTGGATTCGTTGAAATTATGTCTGGTGGTGATTGTTGGCTTTTTTATCGGGTTATGGGGCAAAGGTTGGGTGAGCCTGCCGTTTGGTTCCAGCACTTATGTGTTAGTCGTGTTGATTTTTTGCGTCGGCATACAATTACGCAATAACGGTATTTCTATTCGTTCCGTGTTTTTTAATCAACGCGGCATGATAACCGGTGCCATTTTTGTTTTAACGTCGCTACTTGGTGGCATTATCGGTGCGCAAGTGCTCAATGTCCCCATCGTGCAAGGGCTCGCGGTTTCTTCAGGGTTAGGCTGGTATTCGCTTTCCAGTGTCACCTTAAACAACGCATGGGGGCCGATTTGGGGTAGCATTGCGTTTTTTAATGATTTATCCCGTGAATTGATTAGTTTATTTATTGTGCCGTTATTTATGCAACATTACCGCTCCACCGCAATAGGCTACACAGGTGCCACAGCCATTGATTGTACTTTGCCAATCATTCAAAAAGCCGGTGGCGTGGAAGTCTTACCGTTGGCGTTTAGTTTTGGCTTTATTACCAATATTGCACCACCTATTTTATTGGTCTTTTTTACCTCGGTTCCTTTATAG
- a CDS encoding DUF1287 domain-containing protein — protein MKTLFSFLLTFISLPLFAINPQQLVDDAKQQINVTTSYDPAYRKLAFPMGDVPLHTGVCTDVVVRAYRHQQIDLQQLVHNDMKKAWNTYPKRWGNKGTDTNIDHRRVPNLENFFKRHGKSLSLTDVADFKAGDIVTWCLPRNLPHIGIVSDKKSSDGVALVIHNIGSGTQEEDILFKYQIIGHYRY, from the coding sequence ATGAAAACATTATTTTCTTTTCTTCTTACTTTTATTTCGCTCCCTCTTTTTGCAATTAACCCGCAGCAACTGGTGGACGATGCTAAGCAGCAAATTAATGTAACAACAAGCTATGATCCGGCCTATCGTAAACTAGCTTTTCCTATGGGAGATGTGCCGTTGCATACCGGCGTATGTACGGACGTTGTTGTGCGCGCTTACCGTCATCAACAAATTGATTTACAGCAGTTAGTGCACAACGATATGAAAAAGGCGTGGAATACTTATCCTAAACGTTGGGGAAATAAAGGTACCGATACAAATATTGATCACCGTCGAGTGCCGAATTTGGAAAATTTCTTTAAACGTCATGGTAAATCGCTTTCGTTAACTGATGTGGCAGATTTCAAAGCCGGGGATATCGTCACTTGGTGTTTACCGCGTAACTTGCCGCATATTGGTATCGTTTCCGATAAGAAGAGCAGTGATGGTGTAGCGTTGGTTATTCACAACATTGGAAGTGGCACGCAAGAAGAGGATATTTTATTTAAATATCAAATTATTGGGCATTATCGCTATTAA
- the accD gene encoding acetyl-CoA carboxylase, carboxyltransferase subunit beta, producing the protein MSWIDRIFSKNTSSSSRKANVPEGVWTKCTSCEQVLYREELKRHLEVCPKCGHHMRIDARERLLCLLDQDSIQELAPGLEPKDILKFKDLKKYKDRITAAQKDTGEKDALIAFYGTLYNMPVVAAASNFSFMGGSMGSVVGAKFVKAAEKAIEENCPFVCFSASGGARMQEALFSLMQMAKTSAVLAKMREKGVPFISVLTDPTLGGVSASFAMLGDINIAEPKALIGFAGPRVIEQTVREKLPEGFQRSEFLLEKGAIDMIVKRADMRNTLASLLAKLMNKPSPFVESELIVEEDVA; encoded by the coding sequence ATGAGCTGGATTGATAGAATTTTTAGTAAAAATACATCTTCTTCCTCACGCAAAGCCAACGTCCCTGAAGGCGTTTGGACAAAATGTACTTCCTGCGAACAAGTGTTATATCGCGAAGAATTAAAACGTCATTTAGAAGTTTGTCCGAAATGTGGTCACCACATGCGTATTGATGCGCGCGAACGTTTATTATGCTTATTGGATCAAGATAGCATACAAGAATTAGCGCCAGGATTAGAGCCAAAAGATATTTTAAAATTCAAAGATTTAAAAAAATATAAAGATCGTATTACCGCTGCCCAGAAAGATACCGGTGAAAAAGATGCATTAATTGCATTTTACGGTACTTTATACAATATGCCGGTTGTGGCGGCAGCCTCCAACTTTAGCTTTATGGGGGGGTCTATGGGCTCCGTGGTGGGCGCGAAATTCGTGAAAGCGGCGGAAAAAGCCATAGAAGAGAATTGTCCGTTCGTGTGTTTTTCCGCTAGTGGTGGTGCGCGTATGCAGGAAGCCTTGTTCTCTTTAATGCAAATGGCGAAAACCAGCGCTGTGTTGGCCAAAATGCGTGAAAAAGGCGTACCGTTTATTTCTGTTTTAACGGATCCGACGTTAGGCGGCGTGTCTGCAAGTTTTGCCATGTTGGGCGACATTAATATCGCCGAGCCAAAAGCCTTGATCGGTTTTGCCGGTCCGCGAGTTATTGAGCAAACCGTACGCGAAAAATTACCGGAAGGTTTCCAACGCAGTGAATTTTTATTGGAAAAAGGTGCAATTGACATGATCGTAAAACGTGCCGATATGCGTAACACTTTAGCGAGCTTGTTGGCGAAACTAATGAACAAACCTTCTCCATTTGTGGAAAGCGAATTGATCGTTGAAGAAGACGTCGCATAA
- the folC gene encoding bifunctional tetrahydrofolate synthase/dihydrofolate synthase yields the protein MQTELKATTPLNEWLSYLENSHFKAIDLGLERVKSVAQELDLLTPAPYVITVGGTNGKGTTCRLLETILLNAGYRVGVYSSPHLLRYNERVRIQNQELDDAQHTASFAYIEAHKSQSLTYFEFSTLSALHLFKCAKLDVVILEVGLGGRLDATNIVDNHMAVITSIDIDHTDFLGSTREQIGFEKAGIFRVNTPVIIGEPMIPQAMLDRAKELGSQHFCRHLDWTFSQQGQSWTWQTTQSDEKVRWNFLTDLPLCQIPLANAATALAAVQKLPFEISLDVVKKSLAEVELIGRFQSLKPECLAHLAQKLNRHVSQLPQMIIDVGHNPHAARYLAEKLTALKAQSNGKFIAVCGMLKDKDAEGVLEPLLPLIDEWRCVTLGGYRGQSGEQLFVTLQQTVRPHQKVVKGSYSNSVAEGVKSAVEISNENDTLLVFGSFHTVGEFLTYSQA from the coding sequence ATGCAAACCGAATTAAAAGCCACTACGCCACTCAACGAGTGGCTTTCTTATTTAGAAAACAGCCATTTTAAAGCCATTGATTTAGGGCTTGAGCGGGTTAAATCTGTGGCGCAGGAATTGGATTTATTAACGCCTGCGCCTTATGTGATTACGGTCGGCGGCACTAACGGCAAAGGCACAACGTGTCGTTTGCTGGAAACTATTTTGCTTAATGCCGGTTATCGTGTCGGCGTGTATTCTTCGCCACATTTGTTACGTTATAACGAACGTGTGCGCATTCAAAATCAAGAATTAGACGATGCGCAACACACGGCATCATTTGCCTATATTGAAGCGCATAAAAGTCAGTCTTTAACATATTTTGAATTCAGCACTTTATCTGCCTTGCACTTATTTAAGTGCGCAAAATTGGATGTGGTGATTTTAGAAGTCGGGCTCGGCGGACGGTTAGATGCCACTAATATTGTCGATAATCATATGGCGGTTATTACCAGTATTGACATTGATCACACAGATTTCCTAGGTTCTACCCGTGAACAAATCGGTTTTGAGAAAGCCGGGATTTTTCGTGTCAATACGCCGGTGATTATTGGTGAACCGATGATTCCACAAGCTATGTTGGATCGTGCCAAAGAGTTAGGTAGCCAACACTTTTGCCGTCATCTTGATTGGACGTTTAGTCAACAGGGACAAAGTTGGACGTGGCAAACTACACAATCGGACGAAAAAGTGCGGTGGAATTTTTTAACGGATTTACCGCTTTGTCAGATTCCTTTAGCCAATGCCGCCACAGCACTCGCGGCTGTTCAAAAATTGCCATTTGAGATTTCCCTTGATGTGGTGAAAAAATCTTTAGCGGAGGTAGAACTAATCGGTCGCTTCCAAAGCCTTAAACCTGAATGTTTGGCGCATTTGGCACAAAAGCTTAATCGTCATGTGTCACAGTTACCACAGATGATTATTGATGTTGGACACAACCCGCATGCTGCGCGTTATTTAGCGGAAAAATTGACCGCACTTAAAGCCCAAAGCAACGGAAAATTCATTGCGGTTTGTGGTATGTTGAAAGACAAAGATGCCGAGGGCGTGCTTGAGCCCTTGTTGCCGTTAATTGATGAGTGGCGCTGCGTCACGCTTGGCGGTTATCGTGGACAGAGTGGAGAGCAATTGTTTGTGACGTTGCAACAAACTGTGCGTCCCCATCAGAAAGTCGTAAAAGGTAGCTATAGTAATTCCGTGGCGGAGGGCGTGAAAAGTGCGGTGGAAATTTCAAATGAAAATGACACCCTGTTGGTGTTCGGTTCGTTCCACACGGTGGGGGAGTTTTTGACGTATAGTCAGGCGTGA
- the dxs gene encoding 1-deoxy-D-xylulose-5-phosphate synthase — MQNYPLLSLINSPEDLRLLPKEQLTQVCKELREYLLESVSQSSGHLASGLGTVELTVALHYVFKTPFDQLIWDVGHQAYPHKILTGRRDQMPTIRQKGGLHPFPWRDESEFDVLSVGHSSTSISAGLGIAIAAERENAGRKTVCVIGDGAITAGMAFEALNHAGSLHTDMLVILNDNEMSISENVGALNNHLARLLSGSFYSSIREGGKKILSGVPPIKEFVKKTEEHVKGLVSPGGTMFEELGFNYIGPIDGHNVEELINTLQNMSSLKGPQFLHIVTKKGKGYIPAEKDPIGFHGVPKFNHLSGELPKSNATPTYSKIFGDWLCEMAEQDPKLIGITPAMREGSGMVEFSQRFPQQYFDVAIAEQHAVTFAAGLAIGGYKPVVAIYSTFLQRAYDQLIHDVAIQNLPVLFAIDRAGIVGADGQTHQGAFDLSFMRCIPNLVIMAPSDENECRQMLYTGYHCGKPAAVRYPRGNAVGVTLEPLHALELGKSKLIREGKKIAILNFGTLLPNALKIAEKLNATVVDMRFIKPIDVTRISEIAKTHELIVTLEENAIQGGAGSAVAEVLHVQQHNVKLLQLGIPDFFVPPGSQAEMLAELKLDKIGIKQQIQDFLNEYQN; from the coding sequence ATGCAAAATTATCCCCTTTTATCATTAATTAATTCTCCCGAGGATTTGCGTCTTTTACCCAAAGAGCAATTGACTCAAGTTTGCAAAGAATTACGCGAATATCTTTTAGAATCCGTTAGTCAAAGTAGTGGGCATTTAGCTTCAGGTTTGGGCACCGTCGAACTCACCGTAGCCTTACATTATGTATTTAAAACGCCTTTTGATCAGCTTATCTGGGATGTGGGCCATCAAGCGTATCCTCATAAAATTTTAACCGGTCGCCGTGATCAAATGCCGACCATTCGCCAAAAAGGCGGATTACACCCGTTCCCTTGGCGTGACGAAAGTGAATTTGACGTATTAAGTGTCGGCCACTCCTCTACATCAATTAGCGCAGGATTAGGCATAGCCATTGCGGCGGAGCGTGAAAACGCAGGACGCAAAACCGTTTGTGTCATCGGTGATGGCGCCATTACCGCCGGTATGGCATTTGAAGCATTAAACCACGCAGGTTCGCTGCACACCGATATGTTGGTGATTTTAAACGATAATGAAATGTCAATTTCGGAAAATGTAGGAGCACTGAACAATCACTTAGCGCGTTTATTATCCGGCTCTTTCTATTCCAGCATCCGTGAAGGTGGGAAAAAGATTCTCTCCGGCGTACCGCCAATTAAAGAATTCGTGAAAAAAACCGAAGAGCATGTTAAAGGTTTAGTCTCGCCGGGCGGGACTATGTTTGAAGAGTTAGGTTTTAATTATATTGGCCCGATTGATGGACATAACGTTGAAGAGCTCATCAACACCTTGCAAAACATGAGTTCATTAAAAGGCCCGCAATTCCTGCATATCGTCACCAAAAAAGGAAAAGGCTACATTCCCGCAGAAAAAGACCCTATCGGTTTCCACGGCGTGCCAAAATTTAACCATTTAAGCGGTGAATTACCAAAATCGAATGCCACACCGACCTATTCCAAAATTTTCGGCGATTGGTTATGTGAAATGGCAGAACAAGATCCGAAACTTATTGGTATTACACCCGCTATGCGTGAAGGTTCCGGTATGGTGGAATTTTCCCAACGTTTTCCGCAGCAATATTTTGATGTTGCGATTGCCGAACAACACGCCGTCACTTTCGCTGCAGGCTTAGCCATCGGTGGATATAAACCAGTAGTTGCGATCTACTCTACTTTCCTACAACGGGCTTATGATCAATTAATTCACGATGTAGCTATTCAAAACCTGCCCGTATTATTTGCCATTGACCGTGCCGGAATCGTTGGTGCAGACGGTCAAACCCATCAAGGGGCCTTTGATTTAAGTTTCATGCGATGTATTCCAAATTTAGTCATCATGGCACCTAGTGATGAAAACGAATGTCGTCAAATGCTTTATACCGGCTATCACTGTGGCAAACCGGCAGCTGTGCGTTATCCGCGAGGCAATGCGGTCGGCGTGACGTTAGAACCATTACACGCATTAGAATTGGGTAAATCTAAACTTATCCGAGAAGGCAAAAAAATTGCGATCTTAAACTTTGGCACCTTGCTACCAAATGCATTGAAAATTGCAGAAAAACTCAATGCCACTGTTGTGGATATGCGTTTTATTAAACCTATTGATGTTACAAGAATTAGTGAAATAGCCAAAACACACGAGCTTATCGTCACCCTAGAAGAAAATGCCATTCAAGGCGGTGCCGGAAGTGCAGTGGCGGAAGTACTTCATGTGCAACAACATAATGTTAAATTATTGCAATTAGGTATTCCTGATTTCTTCGTGCCACCAGGATCGCAAGCAGAAATGTTGGCGGAACTTAAACTCGATAAAATTGGCATTAAACAACAAATCCAAGATTTCCTCAATGAATATCAAAACTAA
- the cls gene encoding cardiolipin synthase, which yields MTFEQILAYIIPIFVWIPTIAITIRLIIRKQSVPAMLSWLMVIYVFPVVGIIAYLIFGEINLGKRRAIAFEQLKPKYMDWFTRLSYCDNLVNTRTNLLYRPIFDLAKQRLGIPCILGNELHILDTPESIMRSIIHDINQAEKSINMVFYIWSAKGLVKDVIQALIKAQQRGVAIHILLDSVGSRPFLKSTECQAMRDNGIEVTETLHVNLFRMFFNRIDLRQHRKIIVIDNQISYTGSMNMVDPKFFKKNSNVGEWIDIMVRINGPVSAVLNGLHAWDWEIETAVKLPLEEPDCPLLPLEQNNSHAVQILATGPCFPDDLMAQSLAIAIFSARKSIVITSPYFVPSHNIAEALRIAALRGVEVSIILPKENDSLMVHWASRTFFDDLLAAGVKIYNFNKGLLHTKSMLIDNRLALVGTVNMDMRSFLLNFEVTMVVEDPAFANEISLLHESYIKNSELVDYVTWSTRSVYQRIVEKLFFLFSPLL from the coding sequence ATGACTTTTGAACAAATTCTTGCTTACATTATTCCAATTTTCGTCTGGATTCCGACTATCGCCATTACGATTCGTTTAATTATCAGAAAACAATCCGTGCCTGCGATGTTGTCTTGGTTGATGGTTATTTATGTGTTTCCTGTGGTGGGCATTATCGCCTATTTAATTTTTGGCGAAATCAATTTGGGGAAACGTCGCGCTATCGCGTTTGAACAGCTTAAGCCGAAATATATGGATTGGTTCACGCGGCTTTCTTATTGCGATAATTTGGTGAATACACGAACCAACCTGCTCTACCGTCCAATTTTTGATCTTGCCAAACAACGCCTTGGCATACCTTGCATTTTAGGCAACGAATTGCATATTTTGGATACGCCCGAAAGCATTATGCGAAGCATCATTCATGACATCAATCAGGCAGAAAAATCTATCAATATGGTGTTTTACATCTGGTCTGCCAAAGGCTTGGTAAAAGATGTTATACAGGCATTAATCAAAGCCCAACAACGAGGCGTGGCAATTCATATTTTGTTGGACTCTGTAGGTAGTCGCCCTTTCTTAAAAAGTACCGAATGCCAAGCCATGCGCGATAATGGCATTGAGGTGACGGAAACCTTGCACGTCAATTTATTCCGTATGTTCTTTAATCGCATTGATTTACGCCAACATCGCAAGATTATTGTGATCGATAACCAAATTTCTTACACCGGTAGCATGAACATGGTGGATCCGAAATTCTTCAAGAAAAATAGCAATGTTGGCGAATGGATTGACATTATGGTGCGTATTAACGGCCCGGTATCTGCAGTATTAAACGGTTTACACGCATGGGATTGGGAAATTGAAACAGCTGTTAAACTTCCTCTGGAAGAGCCTGATTGCCCGCTTTTGCCGTTGGAACAAAATAACTCTCATGCCGTACAAATTCTCGCCACAGGTCCCTGTTTCCCCGACGATTTAATGGCGCAATCATTGGCGATTGCTATTTTCTCGGCACGTAAAAGCATTGTGATCACCTCGCCTTATTTCGTGCCAAGCCACAATATTGCGGAAGCCTTACGTATTGCGGCTTTACGTGGCGTGGAAGTTTCCATCATTCTACCGAAAGAAAACGACTCCCTCATGGTGCATTGGGCAAGTCGTACATTCTTCGATGATTTACTTGCTGCCGGCGTGAAGATTTATAATTTCAACAAGGGCTTACTGCATACCAAAAGTATGTTGATCGACAACCGATTGGCCTTGGTCGGCACCGTGAACATGGATATGCGTAGTTTCTTGCTGAATTTTGAAGTCACCATGGTGGTGGAAGATCCGGCATTTGCGAACGAAATTTCTTTATTACATGAAAGTTATATTAAAAACTCGGAATTAGTCGATTATGTTACATGGAGCACGCGCTCCGTTTATCAACGTATCGTCGAAAAACTCTTTTTCTTATTTAGCCCGCTTTTGTAA
- a CDS encoding alpha/beta hydrolase, with product MKPLLFALSCTMLMNMADAHQSVSGGELKPAVLLGAKEYQLHSNFTNKDYRIQVLPVGNVKELGYSVLYVLDGDALFPAAAGMAKNMMARAEETNAVPFLIVGIGYPNTLLLNPKERSQDYTPPSENYENTGDKVNRQFGGAEHFYRFIQEELFTDLAQRFHINKSQQNIFGHSYGGLFGLYSLLNHPEGFRNYLIASPSVWWNQQRILQDLPSFIQQRSKQAEQHIGVRFSVGEYEQKLAPYMKQDAQRQKLLEQRGMISQVMNLEEKLNAIPNGNLSVTAKVYPEETHMTSVMPAMLDGLKWLFARCKAQTKCEH from the coding sequence ATGAAACCTTTATTATTTGCCCTTTCTTGCACGATGCTGATGAATATGGCGGATGCTCATCAGTCAGTTTCTGGCGGAGAACTAAAACCGGCCGTTTTGCTGGGTGCCAAGGAATATCAACTCCACAGCAATTTCACAAATAAAGATTATCGCATTCAGGTATTACCCGTAGGCAACGTAAAAGAATTAGGCTATTCCGTGTTGTATGTGTTAGATGGCGATGCCTTGTTTCCTGCCGCAGCCGGAATGGCTAAAAACATGATGGCACGCGCAGAAGAAACTAACGCCGTGCCCTTTTTGATTGTAGGAATCGGTTATCCCAATACACTGTTGCTAAACCCGAAGGAACGTTCGCAAGATTACACACCGCCATCAGAAAATTATGAAAATACGGGCGATAAAGTGAATCGCCAATTTGGTGGCGCAGAACATTTTTATCGTTTTATTCAAGAAGAGTTGTTCACCGATCTCGCACAACGTTTTCACATTAATAAATCACAACAAAATATTTTCGGGCATTCTTATGGTGGTCTATTTGGCTTGTATAGTTTGCTCAATCACCCTGAAGGTTTTCGCAATTACCTTATCGCCAGTCCCTCCGTTTGGTGGAATCAACAACGTATTTTGCAGGACTTGCCGAGCTTCATCCAACAACGGTCAAAACAAGCCGAACAACATATCGGTGTACGTTTCAGCGTTGGAGAATACGAACAAAAATTGGCGCCTTACATGAAACAGGATGCACAAAGGCAAAAGCTGTTGGAACAACGAGGCATGATTAGCCAAGTGATGAATTTAGAGGAAAAACTTAATGCCATTCCAAATGGCAATTTATCCGTAACAGCAAAAGTGTATCCCGAAGAAACCCATATGACCAGTGTCATGCCTGCCATGTTAGATGGCTTAAAATGGCTATTCGCCCGTTGCAAAGCGCAAACCAAGTGCGAGCATTAA
- a CDS encoding histidine phosphatase family protein produces MSKNLTFYLIRHGRTVWNEQGLLQGLGNSDLTENGVKGAKLTGVALKDVPFVAAYSSCLQRTIDTAQHILGQRPVPLFQHQGLNEQYFGTWEGLPVENLRQLEEFKQLRNAPAHYKAQSNGGETFEQLADRAMRAMEDIIKVHDQGNILIISHGHTLRLLLSLFNGISWQEHRDEGKSQSLLNTAINIVRYQQTNDSDGKFFVDVLNDAGHLN; encoded by the coding sequence ATGAGCAAAAATTTAACATTTTATTTAATTCGTCACGGACGTACCGTTTGGAATGAACAAGGTCTATTACAAGGATTGGGTAATTCCGATTTAACGGAAAACGGTGTCAAAGGGGCAAAATTAACCGGCGTGGCGCTAAAAGATGTGCCCTTTGTCGCGGCCTATTCCAGCTGTCTGCAACGCACCATTGATACGGCACAACATATTCTGGGCCAACGTCCTGTGCCCCTGTTTCAACACCAAGGACTTAACGAACAATATTTCGGTACTTGGGAAGGATTACCTGTTGAAAATTTACGTCAATTGGAAGAATTTAAACAATTGCGGAATGCTCCGGCGCATTACAAGGCGCAAAGTAATGGCGGAGAGACCTTTGAACAACTTGCCGACCGTGCCATGAGAGCCATGGAGGACATTATTAAAGTACATGATCAAGGTAATATTTTGATTATTTCACATGGTCATACTTTGCGTTTACTGTTATCGCTCTTCAATGGAATTAGTTGGCAAGAACATCGCGACGAAGGCAAAAGCCAAAGCTTGTTGAATACCGCCATTAATATTGTGCGCTATCAACAAACCAATGATTCTGACGGCAAATTTTTCGTTGATGTGTTAAATGACGCGGGGCATTTAAACTAG
- a CDS encoding TIGR01621 family pseudouridine synthase, whose protein sequence is MTFQIVFQHPDFIVINKPNGISVHKDDADVGLTRLVAQQLGVPQVWLVHRLDKVTSGLLILALNEKAAVTLSRKFAEHQIQKTYLALSTQKPKKKQGRISGDMQKARRGAWKLCQSKENPAITDFVSHSLAPNLRLFILYPKTGKTHQIRVAMKSLGSPILGDELYGGEMADRTYLHAYKLSFDYFGEAVQISSSPEFQERQKCGEFFQRFWATIETVVHTNKEKTVENLPALLSHHR, encoded by the coding sequence ATGACATTTCAAATTGTATTCCAACATCCTGATTTTATTGTAATAAATAAACCTAACGGAATAAGCGTACATAAAGATGATGCCGATGTGGGGTTAACTCGGCTTGTGGCACAGCAATTGGGCGTGCCGCAGGTTTGGTTGGTTCATCGTTTGGACAAAGTGACGTCCGGCTTGTTGATATTGGCACTAAATGAAAAGGCGGCTGTGACGTTGTCGCGTAAATTTGCCGAACATCAGATTCAGAAAACCTATTTAGCGCTATCCACCCAAAAACCGAAGAAAAAGCAGGGCAGAATCAGCGGTGATATGCAAAAAGCCCGTCGTGGTGCGTGGAAATTGTGTCAAAGCAAAGAAAATCCCGCCATTACCGATTTTGTGTCGCACAGCTTGGCACCGAATTTGCGTTTATTCATTCTGTATCCCAAAACCGGTAAAACCCATCAGATTCGCGTTGCCATGAAAAGTTTGGGGAGTCCGATTTTAGGTGATGAATTATATGGCGGAGAGATGGCGGACCGCACCTATTTGCACGCCTATAAATTATCATTTGACTATTTCGGGGAGGCGGTTCAAATTAGCTCCAGCCCCGAATTTCAAGAGAGACAAAAGTGCGGTGAGTTTTTTCAACGTTTTTGGGCAACTATCGAAACCGTTGTTCATACCAATAAGGAAAAAACGGTTGAAAATCTGCCCGCACTTTTAAGCCATCATCGCTAG
- the xseB gene encoding exodeoxyribonuclease VII small subunit → MARKPVEKNEPDFENTLKQLEAIVSRLENSELSLEDALKDFEEGIKLAQQGQERLQQAEQRIQILLQKSESAKLTDYQPEE, encoded by the coding sequence ATGGCCCGTAAGCCGGTTGAAAAAAATGAACCCGATTTTGAAAACACGCTGAAACAGTTGGAAGCAATTGTGAGCCGTTTAGAAAATAGCGAGTTATCACTGGAAGACGCGTTAAAAGATTTTGAAGAAGGGATAAAATTGGCACAACAGGGGCAAGAGCGCTTACAACAAGCGGAGCAACGCATTCAAATTTTGTTGCAAAAAAGCGAAAGTGCAAAACTTACCGATTATCAACCAGAAGAATAA